Proteins encoded by one window of Xiphias gladius mitochondrion, complete genome:
- the ND4L gene encoding NADH dehydrogenase subunit 4L, protein MTPVHFAFSSTFMLGLTGLAFHRYHLLSALLCLEGMMLSLFIALSLWTLQLDSTNFSASPMLLLAFSACEASAGLALLVATARTHGTDRLQSLNLLQC, encoded by the coding sequence ATGACCCCCGTTCACTTCGCCTTTTCATCCACTTTCATACTAGGCCTTACAGGCCTGGCATTTCACCGGTACCACCTCCTCTCAGCCCTCCTATGCCTAGAGGGTATAATGCTCTCCCTGTTTATTGCTCTTTCCCTGTGAACCCTTCAACTAGACTCAACCAACTTTTCAGCGTCCCCTATACTTCTTCTGGCATTCTCAGCCTGTGAAGCTAGTGCAGGCCTAGCCCTTTTAGTAGCCACTGCCCGCACCCATGGAACTGACCGCCTACAAAGCCTAAACCTCCTACAATGCTAA